TTGGAATATCATTATTTTggcccacatacatacacacaggcaacacacactcgtatatatttatgtagtcGTTTATGCGTGTtagtttttggtgttttttgaaTTTCTGGTGATGTGTATAGAGCGCAGTAAATAGAATGcatatagaatatatatatatacacacatatatatatattgtacgaTTATTAACTAATGATATAACGTGTAGCAAGCGATGGCAATTTTAAGTACCAACCAGAAGAAATTCGATTGTGTGgcaatattaaaacaaaacgaaaacgagtaaaatggcaaacattaaGATTTATTTGTAAGTTGCGTAGTGAATAAACGTGAGAATAGTAATAACAGTATGCCTCTCTAACCCCCAATCAAATCCccacacataaacaaaaacactcgAACATATTGATTATTAACAATTaaccgaaaagaaaaagtaaaaagtgcTGCAATTGTTTCCTAAACGCAGCgaaacgcagagagagagggaagaagatttgagagagagagaaaagcatACGCTTGGAATGACACCCCCataaattaacattaacaatttagatgcaacaaacaaacagtaACAATACTAAATAGAAACAATAATGTACTATAAAATCAGATACAATACAACACTATATATACCTAACAACATATGCCTATACGACAGACAATTggacaacaaatgaaaacaaatgaaatgaaaatgcatatatattatatatagaatatatattgtacaagTTACgagtaaaatgtaattaaaattgacgACGTAGTAAGCActaaacaagaaaacaaataaaaaacgcaGCAAACAACGCGCAGCataagcatacaaaaaaacataaactaaagaattattacaaaaaataaagaaatttaacattttcagCATTTGTTTACAGAGAAGGCCAGTTGGGACAAGGCCTGGCAGTGGTCCTTTCACTTTACATTTCAAAGCGTTATTTTGTGCTTTCCAAGGTGCTTTCAAATCTGATCAAACTATTATTTACTCCAATAAACAGTAAGAATAACTGCCATGGAACTACACAGCAACTCAGCTACAAAGCCCATCGGCCGACCGACCACCTGTTGTTTATGATTGCCAAACTCAAGGCCCAAGGCTTGATGTGCCTGCTCTGGAAACCATGGCTACTAAGAGCTATATTTTTGGAGACTTTTTGGTGCTCAAAGATACCACACTGTACAGAAATAATATTACTTAAATCATCCTAGCTTATCAGCTGCCTTGGGAACAATGGGTTTGTATTTTATGGGAATATGTGCAACTACAATGGAAGGTTGCCAGTTACCAGTTTCGTTTCCATTATTTAAATTGCCGTTTTCTATATTAGATTTAGGACTAAACTTCAAGCTATTGCATTGCAGATATGCACAGAAGATTCACAGCAAACTTagggaaaaataaaagtgccTCTTGCACTGAATTTCTCAACATTTTTGTAGCACAGATATCAGCGCTGGTcgaaaattaacataaattaaatgaaataattaacGACAGTCGCGTCCCACAGCTGTGTCGATATTCGTGCAACTATCGCATGGGTTTGCCAtcgccaaaaggcaaaaagtaaTTTAGGTAGGTAGCGAATTTCTCCGCCCGTTTTGGTAAACCACCCCTATAAAGGATTTTTGACCGTCCTGCTGTTCTTGGGTAGAGCAGAGAgccacaggcagagcagaTCATCTGGCCATGGCAACGACGTAATTTCAGTTTTGAAAATGCACTGAGAGCGAGCAGAAGCAGTAGAGCAAAAAAatgacgacgacaacagcaacggaCACAGGTAcgcagcagcaaatgaaataacCTTGAAAGCAGGATGCATAAAACACCCATTAACCCCACACACTTTCCCATGAATCTCCGCTTGCAGCAACACCCACACCTGGCGCAGCCTCCCTGCTGCAGCTAAACGATGATGTCTTGGCCCTAATCATATGGCACCTGAACGTGTACCAACAATACGAGCTGGGCAGACTGCACCGCCGCCTGGAGAGCATTGTGCAGATGCTGTGGCGTACTCGAGTGCGGAATGTGGCGCTGCACGATGAGATGTTCAAGCGTTCCAGCCCCAATTCGCGACAGTTTCTGGCCTTTGTGCTGACCCTGGCACCGCACATGCAGCGCTtgagctgccagcagctggatgTGCGGCGGCTGCGCCTGTTGAGCAGCCACACGCTGTCCGGTGTGACCAGCCTGGAGTGGCTGGGCGATGGCCATCGACGCGGTCGCGCCCGCTTTGTGGACGAGGATGTGCGCCTGCTGCGGCGTGTGTTTCCCTCGCTGCGGAAACTCAAACTTCGTGGTTGCCAAATTACCGGGAAGTATCTTTGTGACTTGGAGCTACTCAGCGAGCTGTGCCTGGACGACTGCCAGTACCTGGAGTCGCAGCACTTTCGGGATCTCTTTCGGCAGCTGAAACTACGAAAATTTGACATTATGGAGGACTGCGATGAGGTCAACTGCTGCGATTTGGTGGATTTGCAGCTCTGCCCCACGCTGGAGCACATCAAAATCGCCGACTATCACCTGTGCATGGAGTCGGACATTACgcagcaactgctgcagctgccgcgcCTCAACAAGCTCTCCATTTACTCGAAGAACTTTGTGTTTGATGTGCTGTCGCGCATAGCGCGTCCCAGCTATCCCACGGGAGGAGCCAGGCTAATTGAAGGCTTCCGCTTCAGCGGTATACTTCACGACTACGAACGGTTCTTCAGGGAGCTGGGAAATCTGCGGAATCTACGAAGACTCGAGATGCACGGCCATGGCGAAGAGGATGGCCAGCTGCAGTGCCTGGGCGACCAAATGTTGCGCCAGCTCTCCACCACACTCCCAGAGCTCACAGAACTCCACCTGTGCGGCTATCAGCTGGAGAGTCCCTTAGGTCTGCTTGGCTTTGTCACCCATTGTCGCTCGCTAAGAGTCTTGGACATCACACGCACAAGCTGCCATGGCGATGCCTTTGTCTGGAGCTGTCTGAACATTCTCACCAAGCAGCGTTGGCGCACACAGACGCTGGAGCTGTGGATACGCAAGAGTGATATTAAACCAGAAATAATGGAGAGTCCCCGTCTGCTGGACAATGAGAAACACATCAAAATCGATTGCAAGCAGTTACCAAATAGCCAGGATCACACTTCGGGGGTGCTCAAGTTCAGCTTTGCGAGATGATCCCCACCAAAGCCAAACGCGAacgcaaaaccaaacccaaacatTAGCGGCGATCATCGATTGTTGTGCCTAAACCTGTGCCCTAGGTGTGTTGATAAGGCGACAATTGATTCAAGACTGAAATAATTGTGAAATGTATGTGTTTACCTGATACCCTGAAGCCCCACACAGAGGATCGATTAAGACGTTTTAAACATAACTTTAATCCATGCTTGTGTCTTTATTCATCATAAATCCATTCCATCtacaattataaataaataaactgcaACTATGATCGAGAACTATGCCATAAATGTAGCATTGCGGATTGATTTATGATTGCTTAATGGGCATACAATCTTCGAATGATCTTGAATTGTAAACGCCTAACCGGTTCCTCAGCGCTCAGCACTTTCTTTGTGCTGTCATAATTTTCCAAGCTGATTACAGGGCAGCCCCACCCAACAGATCTCTATGGCTGGCCCTTCATGAATCGAATGCATTGCTACATGTAGCGAGCGGCTTAATCGTATCGCGACATCTAAAATTGGGAGCAGATGCGATTATGAATTGGGGTCTGGTCAGCGCTTATCACTTCACCCAACAAACaagacggcagcagcagccactcgagATTGGACATCCCAAATCCCAAATCGAAGAACGGGCTGCCCACAGGTTAGAGTTTAATTGATAAAGCGACTCAATGCACTTCCATCGTTAAAAGATAACCCCCCGAATATGGTGCCCTATTACGACTAAAGCTACGACTACTCCACTCGCACATGGAAGTTCTAAGTTCAGAACTATTAAAAGAAGTCGTACGTAATGCACTGTAAGAAATTAATGCTTATACTAACTTTTATTAGAGCATTGACGTGCCCCAAGTGACACCCAGACGTGACTTGCTAGACGTCAGAGCTAGCGCAAAACTTAACTTAGATTTTAATTAGTCTGTATCGGGTCTACATGAGTATTTAATGCTTCATTTCTTTCTGTGCCATAATTaatgttattattttttaggCGCAGCACACGCGTatcatttatgtttattttctcAGCACTTACAATGGCTGGATTCtcgttttaaatttattttccaaccGGCCGGACGCAGTCGTTATCAAGTCGTCACTCGAAGCAGTTCGATTGCAACCATTTTCAGAACCAAGAACAAATCTTAAACCATTCCTGCAGCAAGTCCTCAAGCAAAGGGATTTATATATAGATCTGCAGACATATAGGAAatcagtgtgtgtctgtgcattaTCAACGTTGGATGATAACCTCCACCTCGGGTGGAttggacttggactcggactacagcagacagcagacagtaGGTAGGAAGTTGGACCCACAGACAACATCATTTGGCTGATTCATCTTCCTGAGCATCGCCGGCACGGCACCAGCAGTGCAAAGACCGCAAGTGACCGCAAGTGAGTGAGAAAAATCGCTATAATAGAGAAATCATTTACCTAAGATCTGAAAGCTCAGGGAAAAACTGGAAATAACAATAAAGATCTGCATAAATGCATGCATTAATCACACAacgattaaaaataaatgagttGTTAACTTGAGGTAAATTAGAGGGAATATTGATGCTCTGAGGCAAGCGCTAGACTTAGAGAATTCGAAAAGGATCAGAAAAAGCTTTCGGAAAACCTCTTTAAATATTGATTATAGTGATTAAGAACTGCAAGTACTTGCTGGTATGTCAATTTACTCTCTAAGGATCGTGGATTTGGCTATTTTTAGTCAAGATCTCTTGTATATGTATCAAGTGTTTCATTTCTGCGCATGGTCCATGAATCAATAAGCAAATTAAAGGCAAATTAGAAGCTTTAATAACTTAATAACCCCAATATGAATATGGATGATTGTCGAAGGCTGGAGGTACTTACCTTCATTTGGTGTGAACGCAAAAGAAATTGCGCTGAGACATTAGCATGCATAATCAGTGGGAGGCAGGAAGTACTAGGCCAGCCAAGTGTATCGTTATAAACGATTGAAATCTCAGCATTCCATAGATGAGAAACTAGTTATGCGTGGCATTTGTGTTGTCTATAATACTTAtagcgaaaaaaaaatgtataagtTTGTTGCACATTTCAGTACGATATCCGTTACGACACCGGCAGCGTCATGATCGGTAAACAGCGCATTCTGAGAACGAGTGTGGCGGGTCTGTTGTTGTTCAGTTTCAGTCTGTGTTCGGTTCTGTATCTGGAGAGCATAGAGCGCTGGGTCCTGGAATGGTTCATGGTACTGCGGCCAAATGCACTGATTACGAGTCTGTGGGAGTCGCCCTCGATGGACATCCATGTGGATCTTTACATGTTCAACTGGACCAACTCGGAGCACATCAACAATCACACTGTGAAGCCACACTTCCAGGAGTTTGGCCCATACAGGTTCAAGGAAACGATGCAGAAAGTGAATGTCGTCTGGCACAATGAGAACTCGACGGTCTCGTATAAGCGTCGCAGTCGCTTTGACTTCGATGAGGCTGCCAGTGCCGGACGCCTCACGGATCCCATGGTGGCGCCCAATCTGCTGATTGTTGGCATCTATCAGAAAATGTTAAACTGGAGCCCCATGCTGCGCACGCTCATGCTGATGACCCTCAATCTGTAtggcaaggagaaggagacCAGCATGGTGCGTCCTGCCGGTGACTGGATGTTCAATGGCTTCGATACGCCACTCCTCAAGATGAGCAAAATGTTGCCCAGCAACTTGATGCCGGAATTGGATTTTCCCTACGAAAAGATTGGTTATGCCTATCCGGTAAGTTTGGATAGGTTTTTGTTAGGTTTATCTTATCTTATCTTATGTCAAATTTCCCTGCAGCGCAATGGCAGCATGGAGATCTATGGCCATCACAATGTCCACACGGGTCGCCAGGACTTCAACAAGTTGGGTCAAATCGCCCGCTGGCGTTACAATAATGTCACCGACTCCAGTCCAAGATGTCGCCTGAAAGGTAGCGCTGGTGAGTTCCATCCCATACCGCTGGTAAAGGGCAGAAATATCTCCTACTTCCTGCCCGACATTTGCCGCGAACTGGAGGTGGACTATGTCGGGACCACCATCTTCGAGGGCGTACTAGGATATGTCTACAAGGGCAGTGCCCGGAACGTGGCAAATggtaaaagaaaaacacaaaccaatGAAATCTGATCGATAATGGTAGATGTTTTGCAGGCACTGATAATCCTCAAAATAGTTGCTACTGCCAGGATAACTGTCAAGAGGTGAGATCGGGTTTGTTGAACATTTCCTCCTGCTGGTACGGCGCGCCCGTCTTTGCCTCCTATCCGCATTTCTACCAGGCGGACTCGTATTATGTGGATCATGTGGATGGCATGAAACCAGACAAGGAGCGTCATGAACTGGTCGTCATTCTGGAGCCAAAAACTGGCATGATACTGGAGATTAAGGCCAGGATAATGGCCAGTCTGCTTGTAGAGCCACGAACCTCAGGGTGAGTGAGAGAAATTTCCATAGAACTTATGGGCGAATAAAAATTCGTTTATTTTCAGCATCTATCGCAAATCGCGTCGCACCTTCTTTCCACTCATCTGGGCCGACTATAATGTGCGCATCACACCCGATCTTTTGACCTACGTCAAGCTGATACCGATCGTGGAGATCATGGGCAAGGTGTGCGGCTGCCTGGGCGTGGCAATGGGTCTGGTCTTGCTGTTGTGGTATCCGCGACAGATGCTCTGGCAGAAGCATCTCATGCAGAAGATCGAAATCAATTCGCTGGACACTCGCAGCCCGGAGCCATTGAAGGGTGTGGAAGAGTCACCGCTGCTGATCGGTCTCCAATATGTGCCCGCCATCAAggagggagcgagagcgagttAACACTGGGCAGTGTGTCTTGTGATGGGGATACGACTTTGTGGGTCTGTCTTGCCTAGTCTACAGTCTAAGTTAATAAATGTTAAAGGGTCTTCGAAGTATCGCATTCGATGGATTCGCCACTgcggtggatggatggatggagctGTGGATTGCCAAAGTATTTGTAGCAGCAAGtgagatacatacatacaatatcaTTCCTTGTCATACTGAATCATGCAGTCAATACaataaaacaacagcaaaaacaaccaCTCGCTAGCCTCGGCACTGATAAAACACCCAATTTTCGGGTTTCGATTGCAAGCTAGACTCTATCGGTCAGAAAAAAGGTAAACTAGCCTTTGAAAGAAGCTAGAAATAtccagaaaatatttaaaaagtaatattaattacaatttgtcggtatattttatcgataattccgcggtcccTGCAGAGCAGGCGCAGCGCCGCAtataacacacaaacacatggtGAAATTATATAAGGTGGTTCCATCGACTGCCTAATCGCTATGTTTTCGCACCCGTAGCGATCAGTGCATAAGTATGTACGTATccgctctctatctctcatGCGCCATTAGAgtcagagagtgagagcacgggagagtgagagagagcatgGTCATTATGATCATTTTCGACGCTGTGTGCACGCTACAGTGTGGGCACATTGGTTTTAGTACAAGAGTTTCATCGAAATTACGAAGTTCAACGaagttaataaataaaacaagaatTTTTAATCAAACTTTTAGCGCGCAGTGCCGCCTCGAAACGACACACTTCACGCAGATGTATCGCAGAAAGTAGGGCATACAAAAGTCTAGCCAGCCGACTGGCCATAggtttttaataaataattgctgGTTGCTTGGCGACTTTTGAAAAATACTTAATTTAGTCGCAGAGCAGGCGCAGCTCCGTACAGAACAGCGAAACACACAACAGTCACCCGAAGCAAACGGTTCGAGACGTGTTCGTTCAAGATCAGAGCGTTGACTTAACGGTGCGTCGCtgattaaatatgtacatgcatatgtatacatgtgtgtgcaagtgcaagtgagATGGCAGCTAGCAAGACCAGAGAGACCAGAAATCCCAAAGAGCGCGAGCAATGAAGCGTTTTTAGACACCCGTCGCTGCTGCATATATTTacacaacaattgcaattagaaatttatataaattaaaaagtattaaacgaaagaaaaaTCTGTCATCCCAgtgaagcaaaacaaaacaagtgATTGGaataaatttgcaaataaaGTGGAATCGAATCGGAAAAAAGCCAAGTGTTCGCGGAGCAACGAAgatccaaaacaaaaagagaatgtaagataatataaaatatacaaaattccCAACGCATTTTGTGTGAGTAAGAGAGGAGGTGAGACGCAGACGCAAGAGAGTTAAACGTGccgcgtttttgtttttgcgtgtTGCAGCTGCTCTGCTTCCTATTTAgataaaattattaaacaaaCATAATTGTATAGAGTTCATTGTGAAGTTCTTTCTCACTGGCGTAAATTCCAAAACTCTGACGCATCGCATCTCGCTTGGCCCAGTGAGTTAACAGAATGTAAACTAcccaagcagcaagcagtttgggacatttttggttgttttgtgtgtttttgcggTTCTTTTTGGCACATTGCACTGTGGGCTGTGTCTATTTTTAGGCCACGAGAGCAGAGAGTACAACAAATAGGAATAAATTGTCAACAGGTTGCGGAAGTGACGGGTGTAGTTCAAGGATTTTGCTAATGTTCTCAAACAATTTTGAGGTGAATAAAAACTCGACGATTATAACAATTGCCCAGACCCCACGACACGCCAGTGCTAATTCGCGTGATTAATGTTTGGCCAAATGAATTGGCACTATGTGAAATGAGTCGGAGCTTCAAATGTCCATTATCTCCGCCGCTGGAGTAAAAAGAGCGCAAGAGCAGTACTTTCATTTGACTACGAGGCGtggcgtgtgtgcgtgtgtgtatgtgttggggagataaaacaaaaaaacagggTGTAGGTGAGGGAAAACCGCGTAAATGTAAACGAGTTTTCccaatgtttgtttttgttcttcaGCCTCGCTACGTGTGcattaataacaaaaataaatcgtTTCGTATGTACGTGCCAGGGTGTGAGTTGCTTTGCATTGAAACTGTTCAAATATTGCCAATAAAAGTATTAATACATTGCTAAGGCCTAAGTCAACCCAGTAGCGCGGGGGCTCAGTCGCAACCAGTTGCAAGGTACATTCATTGAAAGGCCGGGACGGCAGCGTCAACATAATGtagcataaatacatacatacatacacaattATGTGCGTGCACTTGTGTTTTAAAATAAAGCTAAAACAGATGTTATCTTGTTTTGGCAATCTATGAATAAATCAGCATCCCATACATCCTGGTGAAGCACTGATTTACCTTCCACATAATGTACCTCGTGCTAATCGCTTTCCATCGACGGTTGCCATGGACAACCAGCAGCACTACAAGAAGTGTAAACAGTTGCCCCCCACCCACAGACCGACCCGACCCTTGCGCATTCCGCACGCAACATTCATTTATGGTTGTGCCAGGGTATGGAAAAGGTGAACGTGAACTGAACGGGATTTGTGCTCCAATCCAATACGCGAAAACAATAAGTTGTGCGGAATGTGTTGCGGCTGTGATTCACAGATATTCCGGCAGACAGTCGCAGTAGCTGGAGTTTTTGCAAACTCGACAGATCCAGCAGAATTGGAGTCAAGAAACGGGGAATCCATCAAACGGAATAAGTTTTCAATTCGttgtggtatttttttgtcgGTATCTAGAACAGCATTTACAACAGTGGCATAGTGGCACATGGCAGGGTCATGTGCGCGGGTCTCACACTTCTAACAGACGACTGTTAACGATGAGTGATTATGCTGAGCTAATTGTctttgaatgtatgtatgtaccatatTTCTAAGCCatatatttgcatgtgtgtgtgcagctttAAAAGTTAATTATAGATAAGCAGTAAATGGAAGCAGAAAATGGTAGCAAAGTGGATTCATGAAACGGTACACAGTACTGTTAATGCTACCACTACCATTAACAGTGTTTTTTGTCAGTAAATATAACACTATGTACTTGAAAGTGAAGTAACAGAAAACATGTTTGATAACATACGAATGTTGAGGATGAGTGATTATATTTGCGGggatatttttataaatatgaCTGGAGTTGTTTAACTTTCCAATGAATTTTTCGATTGATAACTGCTATGGAttcatcatttttttttttatcaaatgGGAGTCATAAgacaggaaagtttcagcaaACAAAGGTAACTGGAACAGAACAATAAAGGTTAGAATTGGTACCGCGGGGTCATGTTTACATGGCAACGGCGAAATGTCCAAGTACAGGTGCACTTTCTGCATGTCAAAAAATTTTGGCATCAACTAAAATGAATTTTGCttgtaaattcaatttaaatctCTTTTGAGACTTTCGCCTGTGCTACCCCATTGGAGCATTAATGTGTGGCTTCACGTGGGACCATGGCCAATGCTGTCTTTGAACATTTGAATATTGAGTCACTTTCAGTAGTTGTAGGCGGATCAATAGCTATTCAATTGATTCATATTAAAGAGTAGAGTGAGCCTCGACATGGCTATATTCCATTAAAAGCCAACTGACGG
The sequence above is a segment of the Drosophila subobscura isolate 14011-0131.10 chromosome U, UCBerk_Dsub_1.0, whole genome shotgun sequence genome. Coding sequences within it:
- the LOC117902069 gene encoding uncharacterized protein LOC117902069, whose product is MTTTTATDTATPTPGAASLLQLNDDVLALIIWHLNVYQQYELGRLHRRLESIVQMLWRTRVRNVALHDEMFKRSSPNSRQFLAFVLTLAPHMQRLSCQQLDVRRLRLLSSHTLSGVTSLEWLGDGHRRGRARFVDEDVRLLRRVFPSLRKLKLRGCQITGKYLCDLELLSELCLDDCQYLESQHFRDLFRQLKLRKFDIMEDCDEVNCCDLVDLQLCPTLEHIKIADYHLCMESDITQQLLQLPRLNKLSIYSKNFVFDVLSRIARPSYPTGGARLIEGFRFSGILHDYERFFRELGNLRNLRRLEMHGHGEEDGQLQCLGDQMLRQLSTTLPELTELHLCGYQLESPLGLLGFVTHCRSLRVLDITRTSCHGDAFVWSCLNILTKQRWRTQTLELWIRKSDIKPEIMESPRLLDNEKHIKIDCKQLPNSQDHTSGVLKFSFAR
- the LOC117902068 gene encoding protein peste, with the protein product MIGKQRILRTSVAGLLLFSFSLCSVLYLESIERWVLEWFMVLRPNALITSLWESPSMDIHVDLYMFNWTNSEHINNHTVKPHFQEFGPYRFKETMQKVNVVWHNENSTVSYKRRSRFDFDEAASAGRLTDPMVAPNLLIVGIYQKMLNWSPMLRTLMLMTLNLYGKEKETSMVRPAGDWMFNGFDTPLLKMSKMLPSNLMPELDFPYEKIGYAYPRNGSMEIYGHHNVHTGRQDFNKLGQIARWRYNNVTDSSPRCRLKGSAGEFHPIPLVKGRNISYFLPDICRELEVDYVGTTIFEGVLGYVYKGSARNVANGTDNPQNSCYCQDNCQEVRSGLLNISSCWYGAPVFASYPHFYQADSYYVDHVDGMKPDKERHELVVILEPKTGMILEIKARIMASLLVEPRTSGIYRKSRRTFFPLIWADYNVRITPDLLTYVKLIPIVEIMGKVCGCLGVAMGLVLLLWYPRQMLWQKHLMQKIEINSLDTRSPEPLKGVEESPLLIGLQYVPAIKEGARAS